In Achromobacter spanius, the following proteins share a genomic window:
- a CDS encoding 3-hydroxyacyl-CoA dehydrogenase family protein, with protein sequence MQTDATALPNPGAAHAVVVGGGTMGADVAVVLTRAACRTTVIESNAERALGLPARVAENLKTIGREANAPLLATAASLDEVDWSTVNLVIECIPERLDIKQALFADLGQRARPDAILASNSSSFPISAISQGLDTRGRMLGLHFFMPAHLVPLVEVVLGEASDNACADSLIAFMRRCGSVPVKVKQDLPGFLANRLQHALSREAFDLIDRGIASPEDVDAAVRFGFGFRFLAAGPVMQRDHAGIDVHAAAGATMYPTFCNADHPARCLTERAADGRHGMKAGEGFYAWTPETIAAERARYDRLLRAGLDLINPELPEIQP encoded by the coding sequence ATGCAGACGGACGCAACAGCGCTGCCCAACCCGGGCGCGGCGCATGCAGTGGTGGTGGGCGGCGGCACGATGGGCGCGGACGTGGCGGTGGTGTTGACCCGCGCCGCCTGCCGCACCACCGTGATCGAATCGAACGCGGAACGCGCTTTGGGCCTGCCCGCGCGCGTGGCGGAAAATCTGAAGACCATCGGGCGCGAGGCGAACGCCCCGTTGCTGGCCACGGCCGCCAGCCTGGACGAGGTGGACTGGTCCACGGTGAACCTGGTCATCGAATGCATCCCCGAACGCCTGGACATCAAACAAGCATTGTTCGCGGACCTCGGGCAGCGTGCGCGCCCCGACGCCATTCTGGCAAGCAACAGCTCCAGCTTTCCGATCAGCGCCATCAGCCAGGGCCTGGACACGCGCGGCCGCATGCTGGGCCTGCATTTCTTCATGCCCGCGCATCTGGTGCCCTTGGTAGAAGTGGTGCTGGGCGAAGCCAGCGACAACGCCTGCGCCGATTCGCTGATTGCCTTCATGCGCCGCTGCGGCAGCGTGCCGGTGAAGGTCAAGCAGGACCTGCCGGGCTTTCTGGCCAACCGCTTGCAGCATGCGTTGTCGCGCGAGGCGTTTGACCTGATCGACCGTGGCATTGCGTCGCCGGAAGACGTGGACGCCGCCGTGCGCTTCGGCTTTGGCTTCCGCTTCCTGGCCGCCGGCCCCGTCATGCAGCGCGACCACGCCGGCATCGACGTGCACGCCGCGGCCGGCGCCACGATGTACCCCACGTTCTGCAACGCGGACCACCCCGCGCGCTGCCTGACCGAGCGCGCCGCCGACGGCCGCCATGGCATGAAGGCGGGCGAAGGCTTCTACGCCTGGACGCCCGAGACCATTGCGGCCGAACGCGCCCGCTACGACCGCCTGCTGCGAGCCGGCCTTGACCTTATCAACCCGGAATTGCCGGAGATCCAGCCTTGA
- a CDS encoding nitrate reductase cytochrome c-type subunit, producing MNTRTAAIALALVAGSLLGSSAWAAPPFEVEDPMRGPTPVADETTPPLISPIENKDIKRMRTYSMQPPTIPHKIDGYQIDKNYNRCLACHARVNTEETQAPPLSVTHYMDRDSNVLAEVSPRRYFCVQCHVPQAEAKPLVSNTYQDIDVILKRLTAPATDKK from the coding sequence ATGAACACGCGCACCGCCGCCATCGCCCTTGCACTCGTTGCGGGTTCCCTGTTGGGCTCGTCCGCCTGGGCCGCGCCGCCCTTCGAGGTCGAAGACCCCATGCGGGGGCCCACGCCCGTTGCCGACGAGACCACCCCGCCCCTGATCAGCCCCATCGAAAACAAAGACATCAAGCGGATGCGCACGTATTCGATGCAGCCGCCCACCATTCCGCACAAGATCGACGGCTATCAGATCGACAAGAATTACAACCGCTGCCTGGCCTGCCATGCGCGCGTGAACACCGAGGAAACCCAGGCGCCACCGCTAAGCGTCACGCACTACATGGACCGCGACAGCAATGTACTGGCCGAGGTGTCGCCACGCCGGTATTTCTGTGTGCAATGCCATGTGCCGCAAGCCGAGGCCAAGCCGCTGGTGTCCAATACCTATCAGGACATCGACGTAATCCTCAAGCGCCTGACCGCCCCGGCGACAGACAAGAAGTAA
- the napA gene encoding periplasmic nitrate reductase subunit alpha has translation MSMARRDFIKQSAAAAAATVAGIPIVGMTQNIVTESEAAKLKWSKAPCRFCGTGCGVNVAVKDNQVVATHGDFNADVNKGLNCVKGYFLSKIMYGNDRLTTPLLRMKDGKYAKDGEFAPVSWDQAFDVMAEQFKRVLKDKGPTAVGMFGSGQWTIWEGYAALKLMKAGFRSNNLDPNARHCMASAAVGFMRTFGADEPMGCYDDIENADAFVLWGSNMAEMHPILWTRVTDRRLSAPKTRVVVLSTFEHRSYELADLTLTFTPQTDLAILNYIANYIIQTKRVNRDFVDKHTVFHEGNTDIGYGLRPDHPLQKAAKNADKAGGSKPITFDEFAKFVSKYDLEYTSKLTGVPQKQLRDLAELYADPKIRVTSFWTMGFNQHTRGVWANNMAYNIHLLTGKISTPGNSPFSLTGQPSACGTAREVGTFSHRLPADLVVTNPKHRAHAEEIWQLPDGTIPDKVGAHAVLQNRMLKDGTINAYWVMVNNNMQAAANLMNEGLPGYRNPANFIVVSDAYPTVTTISADLILPTAMWVEKEGAYGNAERRTQFWHQLVNAPGDARSDLWQLMEFSKRFKVEEVWPADLLAKKPEYRGKTLFDVLYANGKVNKFPNSELNAEYENHEAEAFGFYAQKGLFEEYAEFGRGHGHDLAPFDTYHEVRGLRWPVVNGKETLWRYREGSDPYVKAGAGFEFYGHPDGRAIIYALPYEPPPESPDKEYPFWLSTGRILEHWHSGSMTRRVPELYRAFPNAVCFMHPDDAQAMGLRRGVEVEIESRRGKMRTRLETRGRNKPPRGLVFVPWFDAGQLINKVTLDATDPISFQTDFKKCAVRIVKV, from the coding sequence ATGTCCATGGCTCGTAGAGATTTCATCAAGCAGTCCGCCGCCGCGGCCGCCGCCACCGTGGCGGGCATACCCATCGTCGGCATGACGCAGAACATCGTGACCGAATCCGAGGCCGCCAAGCTCAAGTGGTCCAAGGCGCCCTGTAGGTTCTGCGGGACCGGCTGCGGCGTGAACGTCGCGGTAAAGGACAACCAGGTCGTGGCCACGCACGGCGATTTCAATGCCGATGTGAACAAGGGCCTGAACTGCGTAAAAGGCTATTTCCTGTCAAAGATCATGTACGGCAACGACCGGCTGACCACGCCGCTGCTGCGCATGAAAGACGGCAAGTACGCCAAGGACGGTGAATTCGCCCCGGTGTCGTGGGACCAGGCGTTTGACGTGATGGCCGAGCAGTTCAAGCGCGTCCTCAAAGACAAGGGGCCGACCGCCGTGGGCATGTTCGGCTCGGGCCAATGGACCATCTGGGAAGGCTACGCCGCGCTCAAGCTGATGAAGGCGGGCTTTCGGTCGAACAACCTGGACCCGAACGCGCGCCACTGCATGGCGTCGGCGGCGGTGGGCTTCATGCGCACCTTCGGCGCGGATGAGCCCATGGGCTGTTATGACGACATCGAGAACGCCGACGCCTTCGTGCTGTGGGGCTCGAACATGGCCGAGATGCACCCCATCCTGTGGACCCGCGTCACCGACCGCCGCCTGTCCGCGCCCAAGACGCGCGTGGTGGTGCTGTCCACCTTCGAACACCGCTCGTACGAGCTGGCCGACCTGACGCTGACCTTCACGCCGCAGACCGACCTGGCCATCCTGAACTACATCGCCAACTACATCATCCAGACCAAGCGGGTGAACCGCGACTTCGTCGACAAGCACACCGTATTCCACGAAGGCAATACCGACATCGGCTATGGCCTGCGCCCCGACCACCCCTTGCAAAAGGCCGCCAAGAACGCGGACAAGGCCGGCGGATCCAAGCCCATCACCTTCGATGAATTCGCCAAGTTCGTGTCGAAATACGATCTGGAATACACGTCCAAGCTGACGGGTGTTCCGCAAAAGCAGTTGCGTGATCTGGCCGAGCTATATGCCGACCCGAAGATCCGCGTGACGTCTTTCTGGACGATGGGTTTCAACCAGCACACGCGCGGCGTGTGGGCCAACAACATGGCCTACAACATCCACCTGTTGACCGGCAAGATCTCGACGCCGGGCAACAGCCCGTTCTCGCTGACGGGCCAGCCGTCGGCCTGTGGCACCGCGCGCGAAGTGGGCACGTTTTCGCATCGGCTGCCGGCCGACCTGGTGGTCACCAACCCCAAGCATCGGGCCCACGCGGAAGAGATCTGGCAACTGCCGGACGGCACCATCCCCGACAAGGTGGGCGCGCACGCGGTGTTGCAGAACCGCATGCTGAAGGACGGCACCATCAACGCCTATTGGGTGATGGTCAACAACAACATGCAGGCGGCCGCCAACCTGATGAACGAAGGGCTGCCCGGCTACCGCAACCCGGCCAACTTCATCGTGGTGTCGGATGCCTACCCCACGGTCACGACCATTTCGGCCGACCTGATCCTGCCCACCGCCATGTGGGTGGAAAAAGAAGGCGCTTACGGCAACGCCGAACGGCGCACGCAGTTCTGGCATCAACTGGTGAACGCGCCCGGCGACGCGCGCTCCGACCTGTGGCAGTTGATGGAATTTTCCAAGCGCTTCAAGGTGGAAGAAGTCTGGCCCGCCGACCTGCTGGCCAAGAAGCCGGAGTATCGCGGCAAGACCTTGTTTGACGTGCTGTACGCCAACGGCAAGGTCAACAAATTCCCCAACAGCGAATTGAACGCGGAATACGAAAACCATGAGGCCGAGGCGTTCGGCTTCTATGCGCAAAAGGGCCTGTTCGAGGAATACGCCGAGTTCGGCCGGGGCCATGGCCACGATCTGGCGCCGTTCGACACCTACCACGAGGTGCGCGGCCTGCGCTGGCCGGTGGTCAACGGCAAGGAAACCCTGTGGCGCTACCGCGAAGGCAGCGACCCCTACGTGAAGGCCGGCGCGGGCTTCGAGTTCTACGGCCACCCCGACGGCCGCGCCATCATCTATGCCCTGCCCTACGAACCGCCGCCGGAATCGCCCGACAAGGAATACCCCTTCTGGCTGTCCACCGGCCGCATCCTGGAACACTGGCATTCCGGGTCCATGACGCGCCGCGTGCCCGAGCTGTACCGCGCCTTTCCGAATGCCGTCTGTTTCATGCACCCGGACGACGCCCAGGCGATGGGCTTGCGACGCGGCGTGGAAGTCGAAATCGAATCGCGGCGCGGCAAGATGCGCACCCGGCTGGAAACGCGCGGGCGCAACAAGCCACCGCGCGGCCTGGTGTTCGTGCCCTGGTTCGACGCCGGCCAACTGATCAACAAGGTCACGCTGGACGCCACCGACCCGATCTCGTTCCAGACCGACTTCAAGAAGTGCGCGGTCCGGATCGTCAAGGTCTGA
- a CDS encoding AbrB/MazE/SpoVT family DNA-binding domain-containing protein has translation MRVAKWGNSLAVRLPASVVDALNLQEGDDIEIHIQGDRHFEVRKTAGEEGVLAKLRQFRGMLPADFVFNRDEANRRDK, from the coding sequence ATGCGAGTCGCCAAGTGGGGAAATAGTCTGGCCGTGCGTCTTCCCGCCAGCGTGGTTGATGCGTTGAATCTGCAAGAGGGCGACGATATCGAAATCCACATTCAGGGTGATCGTCATTTCGAAGTGCGCAAGACGGCCGGCGAGGAAGGGGTATTGGCGAAGCTGCGTCAATTCCGCGGAATGTTGCCGGCAGACTTTGTTTTTAACCGTGACGAGGCGAATCGCCGTGATAAGTGA
- a CDS encoding GntR family transcriptional regulator: MNAITPDALQAEAPDATQSAVAALEEDIVFGRLHPRERLTEDELMARFSMKRHAVRQVLTGLELLGAVEKKRNVGAVVRTFSAREVMELYALREVLEVHAASQMPLPVPEARLAALVMVQREHDAAVADGDARRVFRSNQRFHREFFGLLDNAVLGQAIEEYARRTHPIRFGTLVAPAYRERARQEHWAMIQALRAGDRDALMAICRDHLLPSRDAYLASEQTRLRA, encoded by the coding sequence ATGAACGCCATCACGCCCGACGCCCTGCAAGCAGAGGCCCCCGACGCCACGCAATCCGCGGTGGCAGCCCTGGAAGAAGACATCGTCTTCGGCCGGCTGCACCCGCGCGAACGCCTGACCGAAGACGAGCTGATGGCGCGCTTTTCCATGAAGCGCCATGCCGTGCGGCAAGTATTGACCGGGCTTGAACTGCTGGGCGCGGTGGAAAAAAAGCGCAACGTCGGCGCCGTTGTGCGGACGTTTTCCGCGCGCGAAGTCATGGAGCTGTACGCGCTGCGCGAAGTGCTGGAAGTCCACGCCGCCAGCCAGATGCCGCTACCCGTTCCCGAAGCGCGGCTGGCGGCGTTGGTCATGGTGCAGCGCGAACACGACGCTGCCGTGGCCGACGGCGACGCGCGCCGCGTGTTCCGCAGCAATCAACGCTTTCACCGCGAATTCTTCGGCCTGCTGGACAACGCCGTGCTGGGCCAGGCGATTGAGGAATACGCCCGCCGCACCCACCCAATCCGCTTCGGCACCCTGGTCGCCCCCGCCTACCGTGAGCGCGCAAGACAGGAACACTGGGCCATGATCCAGGCGCTGCGCGCGGGCGACCGGGACGCGCTGATGGCGATCTGCCGGGATCATTTGCTGCCTTCAAGAGACGCCTATCTGGCGTCGGAGCAGACGCGGTTGCGGGCGTGA
- a CDS encoding 3-keto-5-aminohexanoate cleavage protein produces the protein MNAPALPRAALADSPVIITVAPNGAYKKAADHPAVPLTADDLAREARACLDAGAGMMHMHVRKPDGSHLLDATAYRDALAAVERAVGRELLVQVTSEAASVYKAAEQIALVRELQPEAVSIGLREIAVPDIPETELAAFLAWLAERRIMTQIILYDEGDVRRWLSLRARGLVPPGAWSVLFVLGRYSAGQTSSAYDLLPFLGAYDQSLPWAVCAFGPEENACVTTAAAFGGHMRVGFENNLKLRDGSVAPDNAALVRQAADGARALGRPIATAADARRIYGAIA, from the coding sequence TTGAACGCCCCTGCCCTGCCGCGCGCCGCGCTGGCCGACTCCCCCGTCATCATCACCGTGGCGCCCAACGGCGCCTACAAGAAGGCGGCCGACCATCCGGCCGTGCCGCTGACCGCCGACGATCTGGCGCGTGAAGCGCGCGCCTGCCTGGACGCGGGCGCCGGCATGATGCACATGCATGTGCGCAAGCCGGACGGCAGCCATCTGCTGGACGCTACCGCCTACCGCGACGCCCTGGCCGCCGTGGAACGCGCCGTGGGCCGCGAATTGCTGGTGCAGGTCACCAGCGAAGCAGCCAGCGTGTACAAGGCCGCCGAACAGATTGCGCTGGTGCGCGAATTGCAGCCGGAAGCCGTGTCGATCGGCCTGCGCGAGATTGCCGTGCCGGACATTCCGGAGACGGAACTGGCGGCGTTCCTGGCCTGGCTGGCCGAGCGCCGCATCATGACGCAGATCATCCTGTACGACGAAGGCGACGTGCGCCGCTGGCTGTCGCTGCGCGCGCGTGGGCTGGTGCCGCCGGGCGCGTGGTCGGTGCTGTTCGTGCTGGGCCGCTACAGCGCGGGCCAGACCTCGTCGGCGTATGACCTGCTGCCGTTCCTGGGTGCCTACGATCAGTCCTTGCCCTGGGCGGTATGCGCGTTCGGCCCCGAGGAAAACGCATGCGTCACGACGGCGGCGGCGTTTGGGGGCCACATGCGCGTGGGCTTTGAAAACAACCTGAAGCTGCGTGATGGAAGCGTCGCACCGGATAACGCGGCGCTGGTCCGCCAAGCGGCCGACGGCGCGCGCGCGCTGGGCCGCCCCATCGCCACGGCCGCCGACGCGCGCCGCATCTACGGCGCGATTGCCTGA
- a CDS encoding PIN domain-containing protein produces the protein MAVISDARVFLDSNILIYLLSADARRADIAEVLLKGKPFISVQVLNEVTNVCVRKLKRQWEETNEFLAMVRMFCRVVPLTVDVHDKARQLAERYQMSFYDACIAASALAVDCQILYTEDMQADMSIDQRLTLINPFTQQRSRLAEPGF, from the coding sequence ATCGCCGTGATAAGTGACGCGCGCGTTTTTCTTGATAGCAACATCCTGATCTATCTGCTGAGCGCCGATGCACGCCGGGCCGACATTGCTGAAGTCCTGCTCAAAGGCAAGCCATTCATCAGCGTCCAGGTGCTGAATGAGGTAACGAATGTCTGCGTGCGCAAGCTGAAAAGACAGTGGGAAGAGACTAACGAGTTTCTGGCAATGGTCAGGATGTTCTGTCGTGTTGTGCCACTGACTGTTGACGTCCACGACAAGGCGCGTCAATTGGCTGAACGCTATCAAATGTCGTTCTATGACGCTTGCATCGCGGCATCGGCGTTGGCCGTCGACTGCCAGATTCTCTACACGGAAGACATGCAGGCCGATATGTCGATTGATCAGCGGCTCACGCTTATCAACCCGTTTACGCAACAGCGTTCGCGCTTGGCTGAGCCGGGTTTTTGA
- a CDS encoding IlvD/Edd family dehydratase — MTDETKGAKPAMGPFDSDSATAQGVARGLTNYGDKGFSLFLRKAFIKGAGLSDDALARPIIGIVNTGSSYNPCHGNAPQLIEAVKRGVMLAGGLPMDFPTISVHESFSQPTSMYLRNLMSMDTEEMIRAQPMDAVVLIGGCDKTVPAQLMGAASAGVPAIQLVTGSMLTGSHRGERVGACTDCRRYWGRYRADEIDAPEIADVNNQLVASVGTCSVMGTASTMACITEALGMMVAGGASAPAVTADRVRVAERTGATAVAMAASRLTPDQIINGKSIENALRVLLSIGGSTNGIVHLTAIAGRLGIDIDLAGLDRISRETPVLVDLKPSGQHYMEDFHDAGGMLALLRELRPYLHLDVMTVSGRTLGQELDDAPAPFKQDVIRTAEQPIYPVGGLAVLRGNLAPGGAIIKQSAANPKLMEHEGRAVVFEDAEDMARRIDDDALDVTADDILVLKRIGPTGAPGMPEAGYMPIPKKLARAGVKDMVRISDGRMSGTAAGTIVLHVTPESAIGGPLAYVQNGDRIRLSVANREIALLVDDAELARRAAEKPITRPTAERGYRKLFLQTVTQADQGVDFDFLRAGVTHDTVPKK; from the coding sequence ATGACGGACGAGACCAAGGGCGCCAAGCCCGCGATGGGCCCTTTTGATAGCGACAGTGCCACCGCGCAGGGCGTGGCGCGCGGGCTCACGAACTACGGCGACAAGGGCTTTTCGCTGTTCTTGCGCAAGGCGTTCATCAAGGGCGCCGGCTTGTCCGACGACGCCCTGGCCCGTCCGATCATCGGCATCGTCAACACCGGCAGCAGCTACAACCCCTGCCACGGCAACGCGCCGCAACTGATCGAAGCCGTCAAGCGCGGCGTCATGCTGGCCGGCGGCCTGCCCATGGACTTCCCGACCATTTCGGTGCACGAGAGCTTCTCGCAACCCACCAGCATGTACCTGCGCAACCTCATGTCCATGGACACCGAGGAAATGATCCGCGCGCAGCCCATGGACGCCGTGGTGCTGATCGGCGGCTGCGACAAGACCGTGCCCGCGCAATTGATGGGCGCGGCGTCCGCCGGCGTGCCCGCCATTCAATTGGTCACGGGGTCGATGCTGACCGGTTCGCACCGTGGCGAACGGGTCGGCGCCTGCACCGACTGCCGCCGCTACTGGGGCCGCTACCGCGCCGACGAGATCGACGCGCCCGAGATCGCCGACGTCAACAACCAGCTGGTCGCCAGCGTGGGCACCTGTTCGGTGATGGGCACGGCCAGCACCATGGCCTGCATCACCGAAGCGCTGGGCATGATGGTGGCGGGCGGCGCGTCCGCCCCGGCCGTCACCGCCGACCGCGTGCGCGTGGCCGAACGCACCGGCGCCACCGCCGTCGCCATGGCCGCGTCGCGCTTGACGCCCGACCAGATCATCAATGGCAAGTCCATTGAGAACGCCTTGCGCGTCCTGCTCTCGATTGGCGGGTCCACCAACGGCATCGTGCACCTGACCGCCATCGCCGGCCGCCTGGGTATCGACATCGATCTGGCGGGCCTGGACCGCATCAGCCGCGAAACCCCCGTGCTGGTCGACCTGAAGCCCTCGGGCCAGCACTACATGGAAGACTTCCACGACGCCGGCGGCATGCTGGCGTTGCTGCGCGAACTGCGCCCTTACCTGCACCTGGACGTGATGACCGTGTCCGGCCGCACGCTGGGCCAGGAACTGGACGACGCGCCCGCGCCCTTCAAGCAGGACGTGATCCGCACCGCCGAGCAACCGATCTACCCCGTGGGCGGCCTGGCTGTGTTGCGCGGCAATCTGGCGCCGGGCGGCGCCATCATCAAGCAGTCGGCCGCCAACCCCAAGCTGATGGAACACGAAGGCCGCGCCGTGGTGTTCGAAGACGCCGAGGACATGGCGCGCCGCATCGACGACGACGCGCTGGACGTAACCGCCGACGACATCCTGGTGCTCAAGCGCATCGGTCCGACCGGCGCGCCCGGCATGCCCGAAGCCGGCTACATGCCGATCCCCAAGAAGCTGGCGCGCGCGGGTGTGAAGGACATGGTCCGCATTTCAGACGGCCGCATGAGCGGCACGGCGGCCGGCACCATCGTGCTGCACGTCACGCCCGAATCCGCGATTGGCGGCCCGCTGGCTTACGTGCAGAATGGCGACCGCATCCGGCTGTCGGTGGCCAATCGGGAAATCGCGCTGCTGGTGGACGACGCCGAACTCGCGCGCCGCGCGGCGGAAAAGCCGATCACGCGACCGACCGCCGAGCGTGGCTACCGCAAGCTGTTCCTGCAAACCGTGACGCAGGCCGATCAGGGCGTTGATTTCGACTTCCTGCGCGCCGGCGTGACGCATGACACCGTGCCCAAGAAGTAA
- a CDS encoding LysR family transcriptional regulator, which yields MQINLSMRDIDTTLVLGRTLNFRQAAAQLHLSQSALSTQIQRIEEALAVRLFDRTTRTVRLTAAGEVFMQQAATLQAAFRDAIAAVSSITSAEQGQVSVAALPSLAARLLPRVLMTYRQAHPHVALKVRDTLSGPAFDLVRAGEVDFALTAADPQHADLHYVPLMSDSFLLLIPESHPLAKSRGPLRWADTASAEHVSMVQPSSVRQYTEWAFLQNRIRFTPAFEAEHLTTIVAMVECGFGVAALPEIAAGAVAQTGIVQRPLIGPVAERSIGLVTSRNRSLSPAAAALVGTLKEYLALQGR from the coding sequence ATGCAGATCAACCTTTCGATGCGCGACATTGACACCACGCTGGTGCTGGGCCGTACGCTGAATTTCCGGCAGGCGGCGGCGCAATTGCATTTGTCGCAATCGGCGCTATCCACGCAGATACAGCGCATTGAAGAGGCCTTGGCCGTGCGCCTGTTTGACCGCACCACGCGCACCGTGCGGCTGACGGCGGCGGGCGAGGTCTTCATGCAGCAGGCCGCCACCTTGCAGGCGGCGTTTCGCGACGCCATCGCAGCGGTCAGCAGCATCACCAGCGCCGAGCAGGGGCAGGTGTCGGTGGCCGCGCTGCCCTCGCTTGCCGCCCGCCTGCTGCCGCGCGTGCTGATGACCTACCGCCAGGCGCACCCGCACGTCGCCCTGAAAGTGCGCGACACCTTGTCGGGCCCGGCCTTCGATCTGGTGCGCGCGGGCGAAGTCGACTTCGCGCTCACCGCCGCCGACCCGCAGCACGCCGACCTGCACTATGTGCCGCTGATGTCCGACAGCTTTCTGCTGCTGATCCCCGAGTCGCATCCGCTGGCCAAGTCCCGTGGCCCGCTGCGCTGGGCCGACACCGCTTCGGCCGAGCACGTGTCGATGGTGCAACCCAGCAGCGTGCGGCAATACACGGAATGGGCGTTTCTGCAAAACCGCATCCGCTTCACGCCCGCGTTTGAAGCCGAACACCTGACCACCATCGTGGCGATGGTGGAATGCGGTTTCGGCGTGGCCGCACTGCCCGAGATCGCGGCGGGCGCCGTGGCGCAGACGGGAATCGTGCAACGCCCGCTGATCGGGCCGGTGGCGGAACGGTCGATTGGCTTGGTCACGTCACGCAATCGCAGCTTGTCGCCGGCGGCGGCGGCGTTGGTGGGGACGTTGAAGGAGTATCTGGCGTTGCAGGGGCGGTGA
- the napE gene encoding periplasmic nitrate reductase, NapE protein, whose protein sequence is MQNESDGYTKPQELRSFLFLTAVMAPVLTVIIVAGYGFIVWIYQLIAGPPGS, encoded by the coding sequence GTGCAAAACGAGTCTGATGGCTACACCAAGCCCCAGGAGCTGCGAAGTTTTCTGTTCCTGACGGCTGTCATGGCCCCCGTTCTTACGGTCATCATCGTGGCGGGCTACGGGTTCATCGTCTGGATCTATCAGCTGATCGCCGGCCCCCCGGGCAGCTGA
- a CDS encoding chaperone NapD yields the protein MSALSPNAPPPAPPELHIASLVVHALPHRLPDVRAAILAIAGSDIHGASDTGKLVVTLEAPTTDDMMARISEIQRLDGVLASALVYQHADTLAAMNEEIGDVHGS from the coding sequence ATGTCCGCGCTCTCCCCCAACGCGCCGCCTCCGGCGCCGCCCGAGCTGCACATCGCCAGTCTGGTTGTGCATGCCCTGCCCCACCGCTTGCCCGACGTGCGCGCCGCCATCCTGGCGATAGCGGGTTCGGACATCCATGGCGCGTCCGACACCGGCAAGCTGGTCGTCACGCTGGAAGCGCCCACCACCGACGACATGATGGCGCGGATCTCCGAGATTCAGCGCCTGGATGGCGTACTGGCTTCGGCGCTGGTCTATCAGCACGCCGACACGCTGGCCGCGATGAACGAGGAGATTGGCGATGTCCATGGCTCGTAG
- a CDS encoding Bug family tripartite tricarboxylate transporter substrate binding protein: MSDLRLRPRRAVLLSLLALCAGVSAPAMSADAYPDKPIRLIVPYPPGGATDVIGRVLAQELTGALGQSVIVENRAGAAGNIGADQVAKAQPDGYTLLMGALTSHSINAALYRGRVTYDVEKSFAPVSIVGTVPLVFVVNPSVQAKTLSEFIALAKSKPGYITMASAGNGSPQHLAGEMFKRAAGVDILHVPYKGSGPAMTDLMGGQVLSMIETVPAAQGNIKAGKLRALAVTSPARVDALPDVPTAAEAGLKDFEVSSMFGIVAPANTPAPVIERLNGELKKILAKPEVKASLLNQGAIATWTTPADASKRVSAEVARWTKVIDEAGVKPE; encoded by the coding sequence ATGTCAGACCTGCGTCTGCGGCCGCGCCGTGCCGTCCTGCTATCCCTGCTGGCCTTGTGTGCCGGCGTGTCCGCCCCGGCCATGTCCGCCGATGCCTACCCGGACAAGCCCATCCGCCTGATCGTGCCGTACCCGCCCGGGGGCGCAACCGATGTGATCGGCCGCGTGCTGGCGCAGGAACTGACGGGCGCGCTGGGCCAGTCCGTGATTGTGGAAAACCGCGCGGGCGCGGCGGGCAACATTGGCGCCGACCAGGTCGCCAAGGCGCAGCCGGATGGCTACACCTTGCTGATGGGCGCGCTGACCAGCCACTCCATCAATGCCGCCTTGTACCGTGGCCGCGTCACGTATGACGTGGAAAAGAGCTTCGCGCCGGTGTCCATCGTGGGCACGGTGCCGCTGGTGTTCGTGGTGAACCCGTCGGTGCAGGCCAAGACCTTGTCCGAGTTCATTGCCTTGGCCAAGTCCAAGCCGGGCTACATCACCATGGCGTCGGCCGGCAACGGTTCGCCGCAACATCTGGCGGGCGAAATGTTCAAGCGCGCCGCCGGCGTCGACATCCTGCACGTGCCCTACAAGGGCAGCGGCCCCGCCATGACCGACCTGATGGGCGGCCAGGTGTTGAGCATGATCGAAACCGTGCCGGCCGCGCAGGGCAACATCAAGGCGGGCAAGCTGCGCGCGTTGGCGGTGACGTCCCCCGCGCGCGTGGACGCGCTGCCCGACGTGCCGACCGCGGCGGAGGCGGGCCTGAAGGATTTCGAGGTCAGCTCCATGTTCGGCATCGTTGCGCCCGCCAATACGCCGGCGCCGGTAATCGAACGTTTGAATGGCGAGTTGAAGAAGATCCTGGCCAAGCCAGAGGTGAAGGCGTCGTTGTTGAACCAGGGCGCCATCGCCACCTGGACCACGCCGGCCGATGCAAGCAAGCGGGTGTCGGCGGAAGTCGCCCGCTGGACCAAGGTGATCGACGAAGCCGGCGTGAAGCCGGAGTAA